From a region of the Triticum aestivum cultivar Chinese Spring chromosome 7D, IWGSC CS RefSeq v2.1, whole genome shotgun sequence genome:
- the LOC123166409 gene encoding uncharacterized protein, whose amino-acid sequence MAAPALKFAAVVLLAALCAAALAPATSGQPTDDGLATCIDRCGCVPCPEGKFCPAVCTTPPACKATCECTYSGVGC is encoded by the coding sequence ATGGCTGCTCCCGCTCTCAAGTTCGCCGCCGTCGTGCTGCTGGCCGCCCTCTGCGCCGCCGCGCTGGCCCCGGCCACATCGGGGCAGCCGACTGATGATGGGCTAGCGACTTGCATCGACCGCTGCGGGTGTGTGCCCTGCCCGGAAGGGAAGTTCTGCCCCGCCGTGTGCACGACCCCGCCGGCCTGCAAGGCCACATGCGAGTGCACCTATTCCGGCGTGGGCTGCTAG